A stretch of Acipenser ruthenus chromosome 1, fAciRut3.2 maternal haplotype, whole genome shotgun sequence DNA encodes these proteins:
- the spry1 gene encoding protein sprouty homolog 1 — protein sequence MEPQSQHGNGGSLVVIQQPSSDSRPRFAYERGIQHTAILSLDQIKTIRSSNEYTEGPSVVRKPAPRIVPRPEKHERTHEIILINVNNNYEHRSSTQPGNVGPQYNARVPVLSRSTSTGSAASSGSNSSASSEQGLLGRSPATRPSPAHRTDRPVRTQPKSSASLGDKLKSSGNEENTKHQFICEQCGKCKCGECTALRTLPSCLACNSQCLCSAESMVEYGTCMCLVKGIFYHCSNDDEGDSCADNPCSLSQSHCCSRFMCMGLMSMVLPCLLCYPPAKGCVKMCQGCYDRVNRPGCRCKNSNTVYCKLESCPSQAQAKPS from the coding sequence ATGGAGCCCCAAAGTCAACATGGCAATGGCGGTTCATTAGTTGTGATCCAGCAGCCTTCCTCAGACAGCAGACCGAGGTTTGCCTATGAAAGAGGGATTCAGCATACAGCCATTCTCTCACTGGACCAAATCAAGACTATCCGGTCAAGCAATGAGTACACAGAGGGTCCTTCTGTGGTGAGAAAGCCTGCTCCCAGGATAGTTCCAAGGCCAGAGAAGCATGAAAGGACTCATGAAATCATACTGATTAATGTGAATAATAACTATGAACATCGGTCTTCTACCCAGCCAGGAAACGTGGGTCCGCAGTACAATGCTAGGGTGCCTGTATTGAGTAGGTCTACCAGCACGGGGAGTGCTGCAAGTTCAGGGAGCAACAGTAGTGCCTCTTCAGAACAGGGTCTACTGGGACGCTCACCAGCAACAAGGCCTAGCCCGGCCCACCGAACAGACAGGCCAGTTCGGACACAGCCCAAGTCTTCTGCTTCATTAGGGGACAAGCTTAAAAGTTCAGGGAatgaggaaaacacaaaacatcagtTTATCTGTGAACAGTGTGGGAAGTGTAAGTGTGGCGAATGCACAGCCCTGCGGACTCTCCCTTCCTGCCTGGCTTGTAACAGCCAGTGTTTATGCTCAGCAGAGAGCATGGTGGAGTACGGCACGTGTATGTGCTTGGTCAAAGGGATTTTTTACCACTGTTCAAATGATGATGAAGGGGACTCGTGTGCGGACAATCCTTGCTCCCTATCCCAGTCACACTGCTGCTCAAGGTTCATGTGTATGGGATTAATGTCTATGGTGTTGCCTTGTTTACTCTGCTACCCTCCAGCCAAAGGGTGTGTTAAGATGTGCCAGGGCTGCTATGACCGGGTAAACAGGCCTGGGTGCCGGTGTAAGAACTCCAACACTGTTTATTGCAAACTGGAGAGCTGCCCCTCACAGGCCCAAGCCAAACCCTCATGA